In Ruminococcaceae bacterium BL-4, one DNA window encodes the following:
- the thlA gene encoding Acetyl-CoA acetyltransferase (Evidence 2a : Function from experimental evidences in other organisms; PubMedId : 7867955, 11075929, 11466286, 1685080; Product type e : enzyme) produces the protein MEKENVYIMGAVRTAIGKYGGSLKSVPAHQMGAAIIKEVLKRANVTGDMVDGVVLGEVRQSTEASNIARCAALEAGLPETVPGFTVNRLCASAMQAVYSGSLLIWHGDADVMITGGTENMSRAPHYLRNERWGNGPLTLIDSNIEGGTTDQPYSIYGSDLSMPKTAENVAEQFHISREEQDKFSVESQRRAAVAIEKGYFKDEILPLEIKEKKRTFIFDTDEFPRPGTTLEILSKLRPIVKPGGTVTAGNSCGRNDGAAALVLMSEKKVKETGLKPLARIVDITGAALDPRIMGYGPVISTRKIMKRTGMTINQFDQIELNEAFASQSVACIRDLGLNPEKVNINGGAIALGHPLGCTGARLIVTLLHNLQRTNGRYGLATLCIGGGQSMATIIERL, from the coding sequence ATGGAAAAAGAAAACGTTTATATCATGGGAGCCGTCCGTACAGCAATCGGTAAATACGGTGGATCTCTCAAAAGCGTTCCCGCTCATCAAATGGGAGCTGCCATTATTAAGGAAGTTTTAAAACGTGCAAATGTTACAGGTGATATGGTCGACGGTGTTGTGTTAGGAGAAGTTCGTCAAAGCACCGAGGCTTCTAATATTGCAAGATGTGCTGCTTTGGAAGCCGGTCTTCCAGAAACAGTCCCTGGATTCACCGTAAATCGGTTGTGTGCTTCTGCAATGCAGGCAGTTTACAGTGGCAGTCTATTGATCTGGCATGGCGATGCAGATGTCATGATCACAGGTGGTACCGAAAATATGAGCCGTGCACCCCATTATCTTAGAAATGAGCGCTGGGGGAACGGTCCGCTTACTCTCATCGATTCCAATATTGAGGGCGGCACAACCGATCAGCCTTACAGTATTTATGGCAGTGATCTCAGCATGCCAAAAACTGCGGAAAATGTTGCAGAACAATTCCACATTTCCCGTGAAGAGCAGGATAAATTTTCTGTAGAAAGCCAGCGCCGTGCAGCCGTTGCAATTGAAAAGGGATACTTTAAAGACGAAATTCTTCCGCTGGAAATCAAAGAAAAGAAACGCACTTTCATCTTTGATACCGATGAATTCCCCCGCCCTGGAACCACATTAGAAATTCTTTCGAAGCTTCGTCCAATCGTAAAACCTGGCGGAACAGTCACTGCAGGCAACTCCTGCGGACGCAACGATGGTGCTGCTGCTCTGGTTCTCATGTCCGAAAAGAAAGTAAAAGAAACCGGCCTCAAACCGCTGGCAAGAATCGTAGATATCACCGGTGCTGCTCTTGATCCGAGAATTATGGGATATGGACCGGTCATTTCCACCCGCAAAATCATGAAACGCACCGGGATGACAATCAATCAATTTGATCAGATAGAGCTTAATGAAGCATTTGCTTCTCAATCGGTCGCCTGTATCCGCGATTTAGGACTTAATCCTGAAAAAGTAAATATCAACGGCGGCGCAATTGCTCTTGGTCATCCGCTCGGCTGCACCGGAGCTCGTTTGATTGTCACCCTGCTACACAACCTACAGAGAACAAATGGCCGTTATGGTCTTGCTACTCTCTGCATCGGCGGCGGACAGTCCATGGCAACCATCATCGAAAGACTTTAA